A stretch of the Mytilus edulis unplaced genomic scaffold, xbMytEdul2.2 SCAFFOLD_2493, whole genome shotgun sequence genome encodes the following:
- the LOC139504953 gene encoding histone H2B has product MPPKVGTKGAKKAVTKAKTARPGGDKKRRRKRRESYAIYIYKVLRQVHPDTGVSSKAMSIMNSFVNDIFERIAAEASRLAHYNKRSTITSREIQTAVRLLLPGELAKHAVSEGTKAVTKYTSSK; this is encoded by the coding sequence atgccacccaaagtaggaactaaaggagccaagaaggccgtcaccaaggcaaagactgccagacccggcggtgacaagaaaaggaggaggaagagacgtgaatcctatgctatctacatctacaaagtcttgagacaagtTCACCCCGACACCGGAGTGTCCTCAAAGGCAATGTCCATCATGAACAGCTTCGTCAACGATATCTTCGAGAGAATCGCAGCAGAGGCCTCCCGATTGGCACACTACAACaaaagatctaccatcacatcccgggagatccagaccgctgtccgtcttctcttacccggagaattggccaagcacgctgtcagtgaaggtaccaaagccgtcactaaatacaccagcagcaagtaa